The segment CACGAATTACGATACCGCAGCTGCAATTTATCGCCCGGCGGTTCTTTTATATATGGCGTATCATATCGGCCTGGACATAGTGAATATCGAAAGATTTCGCCGCTTAAGCGGTGATACTGCTTTTCTTTCCCGTGTTTTTACCCCGAATGAATTATATTATGCCGAATCAAAGAAGGCGCCTTATAAGCACCTTGCCGGACGTTTTGCCTTAAAGGAAGCCTTTTTAAAGGCCCTTGGTACCGGTATGGCAGAGGGCATATCCTGGCAGGATATAGAGGTAAGAAGAGAGCCGGGCAGGGGGCCGGTGGTCGAGTTCAAGGGCGATTTGAACCGCTACGGAAGCGGCATAACCGCTATAAAGGCATCGCTTGCGTATACCGGCACGGCTGCCCTTGCAAGTGTTGTTCTTGCGTAGGGGCCAAGGGGCGATAAAAAAAATCTTGACAAATATTTTCAGGTATATTATACTTTGAAGCGTAGAGACAATTGAATAGGTAATCATCTGCTCAGAGCAAACCGCGGGAAACTGCGGGACGCAGAGCCCCGAGGCTAAAGCCTAATAAGCCACGCCAGTCGAGCCGCCAGATGTCATGTTGTTTAATGACAATCGTTGGCGGCTATTTCTTTTTTACCCGATAAAGCCGTCCACGACCTACAACGGAGGACGCGCATCATGGACAACTCAACGTATATAAGGCAGGGCATAGAACTTCTCGCAAGCAAGCAGTACAGCGAGGCAATCACTCATTTCGAAAAGCACTTTGCTTTTGCCCAGCATCCGCTGGCAATGTCTTTCTACGGCCTGTGCATAGCAACTGTCGAGGGGCGTATTAATTACGCAAAAACACTATGTCTTATGGCCTTGAAGCGCGATCCCAAGAACCCGGACATGTATTACAACTTTGGCAAGGTGCTGTTTCTCGAAGGTAAAAAGGCCCACGCAATCAAGATATTTTTCAAAGGCCTTAAATACACCAAGGACGGCACGCATCCGCTAATCGACAACGAGCTTATAGCCATAGGCAAGCGGCGCAGGCCCTTTATATCGTCGCTTCCAAGGGCGCATTTTATCAATAAGTACGTAGGCAAAATGACCTACTTTATTTCGAACAAGTTCGGAGCATCTGCGGCGTCCCGCGCCGTAGACGTTCCGTTAACAGCCAAGGGCTGATACACTCCTTCCTATAGAAGGCCCTGGCTCCCGCGAGAGCGTCCGGAGTAGCTGCCTCCGGACGCTTTCTTCCTTTTTAAGCCCCGTAAGCGTCTTTGTTCAAGACATTGATTTAAGCAGGTATTGTGGTATATTGGAAGTACCGCAAAGGAGGCTTTTTCTTATGGCCGTAGACGCTTATATATTCATAGAATGCGAGCACGGCAAGGCGCTCGAGGTCGTTAGCCGCGTAAAGGACATCGGCGGCGTAAAGGACGTAAAGGCAGTTACCGGGCCTTATGACGTCATAGCGCTTGTGTCGGCATCGAACGTGGATGTGCTTGGCGGCGTTGTCATAGGCAAGATCCAGCGCGTTGGCGGCGTAAAGAGGACGCTTACGAACATCGTTGTAGAGAGCGAATAAGATAGTCGTCCGTTTAAGGAAGTCTCAAGTCGCATCAAATAATCTTTAGAGATATAAAATCCGATAAGGCTGCGTGGCATATAACAGCACAGGTGCTAAAGCAGAAGTAAGCACCTTAATAAGCCATCCAGATGGTCTGCGGCACCTGCGAGACCTAACAAGGCACGTGTCGCATAATGTATATTATGTCAAATAGGCTAAATGGTTGAATCACGGCAAAACAGTGTGTATTTAAAGGGTTTTTCCTGCCCTATCCTCTGGGCCTATCCTCTTGGATGGAACTTCTTATGGAGCTTCTTTAGCATCTCGCCGTGGACATGCGTGTATATCTGAGTTGTCGATATATCGGCGTGCCCAAGCATCTGCTGTAAAGAACGAAGGTCTGCGCCGCGCTCGAGAAGATGGGTTGCGAACGAATGCCGTAATATGTGTGGTTTTGTCTTTTTGGATGAAATTCCGGCAAGTTGCGCGTACTTCTTTATAAGAACCCAGAAGTTCTGCCTGGTCATGGGCTTGCCCCCTCTTCCTGTGACAAAGAGATAATTACTTCTATTGGCTTTGAGAAGCACAGGCCGTGAGTGCTCCATGTACTCGCTAATGCAGCGCATTGCCGTCTGCCCAATAGGCACAAGCCGCTCCTTGGAGCCCTTGCCAAAAGCCCTTAGATACCCGGCCTGCAGGTTTACGCTGTTCATATCGAGCCCGGTAAGCTCAGAGACCCTAAGCCCGGTTGCATAGAGGGTTTCGAGCATGGCCTTGTCCCTAAGGCCCATGGGCGTGGATGCGTCGGGAGAACCAAGAAGCGCCTCTACCTCACTAAGGCTCAGGTACTCTGGAAGCTTCCTGCCAATCTTTGGTATGTCGACTATGTCGCACGGAGAGGACTCTATGCGCCCCTTCTTTAAAAGGTGCTTATAGAACCCTCTAAGCGCTACGAGCGTTCTGGCATAACTCCTCGGGCTAAGCCCGTGTACCTTTAGCTCTGCTATGAAGGCCGAGACATCGGAAGAAGCAGCTTCTGTAATGCTTACAGAGCTGCTGCGAAGGAACACAAGATACTTCTTTAAATCACGTGAATACGACAGCAGGCTGTTTTTGGCAAGCCCCTTTTCCGTGACAAGGGAGTTTAAATAGGCGGATACGATGCGCCCATCCGGCGTGGTAAATACATCCAAAGGCGTCGTGTTGTCCATGGCGCGCCCCCTATGCCTCTTCAAGCGCCTTTGTAAGGGTGTCTTCCAGAGCAGCTACCTTTGCCGGATCCAGTATCTTCTGGCCGAATATGTCGCGTATGTAGAGTATATCGGTCGCTGTCTCGCCTTTGGTCGATATCTTTGCTATGTGGATGAACGCTCCGGCCTTCGTAAGTGTAGAGCTTATAGTATAGAGGAGCCCGAGCCTGTCCTGCGTATGAATATCCAGCACAGTGAACGCGTCCGAGACGTCGTTATCTATCTGCACGCGGGTCTTTGCCTTGGGCTTTGCCTTTTTATCGAGAATCGACGGCTTGATGGTTCCAACAAGCTTCTCTATCTTTACGCGTCCGGTGATGACCTCGGTAAGGTCGCTCTCCATCTTCTTTAACTTTACTTCGTTCGTTAGAAGCTCGCCAAGGACGTTGTTTACGTGGAATGTGTCGAGCGCGATGCCGTTTCTAAGCGTATTGATGGAAGCGCCGAGTATGTTTATCGAGTTCGCGAGCATCACGCCCGTTATCATAGAAAAAAGCCCGTGCACGTCGTCGGTAGCAACGGTGATGTCGGTATACTCCCTCTCACCAACCTGCTTTACGAGCACTGCTACGGGTGTTTTCTTTAGCTTCCTTACGAGCTTTATGTGCGAGGCTATGGTCTTCGGATTTGTCGCTAGAAAATAACGCGGCGGCAGCATCTTAAAGTACTGCGTTACCTCGTCCGTTGTTTTTTCCGTCTTTAGCGTCTCAAGCACCTTCAGGCGTATCTTCTCGATTTTCGGCGCCGTGTCCTCGGGCTCGAAGGAGCCTCTCTCTAAAACCGTAAGCACCCTGAAGTAGAGTTCCTGAAAAAGTGTCGCCTTCCACTGGCTCCATACCTCCGGCCCGACCGCCCTTACGTCTGCGAAGGTGAGCAGGTAGAGAAGGTTTAGCCGCTCGATGCTTCCGACCTTTGCCGCGAAGTCCACTATGAGCTTCTCATCATGCATGTCGCGGTACTGCGCTGTATCGGCTATTATAAGATGCCTGGCTACGAGGAACTTGACCGTTGCCGCATCGTCCTCGTTAAGCCCGAGCCTCTTGCATATCCGGGGCACCATCTCCGCGCCCTTCTCGGCATGCCCCTTGCCCTTGGATTTTCCGATGTCGTGAAAAAGTATGCCAAGGAGCAGCACCGCCCTGCTCTTTACCGAATTATAGAGAGTGGATAAAAGCTGGAACTCGCTCTTATATTCTTTTGCGAGTTTCTCCGCCTCGCGTATTGCGAAGAGCGAATGCGCGTCCACGGTATAGACGTGGTACATGTCGTGCTGCGCCCGGCAGGTGATGTCTGCGAACTCGGGAATGTACTTCTCAAGAAGCCCGACCGAATGCATCTCCGTTAACGCGGCGTACGGGGATTTGGATGCGAGTATGGAGAGAAAGGCCTCCGAAGCCTCAGGAGAAGAACGGAAACCGTCGCCGATAAGGTGCAGGCTCGATGCTATGAGGTCCTTGGTATGCTGCCCGATAACGCATTTGCCGTGTCTGGCTGCTTCCTCAAAGGCAAAAAGCATGGCAACGGGCGAGTCCTTAAATACCGTATCCTCGGCAACTTCAAGCACGTTTCTCTTTATAAAGAACCTTCCGTTTACCTTCCGAGCCTGGCCCTTTTTTTCCGTTCTCTCGCCGCTTGTAAGGCGCGATATCATGGCGCTGCTGATGCGCGAGATATCGAGCGCGTGGCGGTAATACCTGTGCGTGAACTTCTCTACCGCTATGGATTCCTTCGAGTCCTTGAGGCCAAGCACCTGCGCTATGCGTTCCTGATTATCGAAGGTCAATTGGTCGTTCTTGCGCTTCGAATGAAAATGAAGGTCGTTCCTTACCCAGTGAAGGAAATCAAGGGCCTTATCGAGGGTCGTCATATCCGTCTCTGTAAGGGAGCCTGTTTCAACGGCATCGGCCTTTAGCCCGTGCTTTGCCTTTAGTAACCAGAAGGCCGTGTGCGCGTCGCGAAGCCCGCCCTCGCCTTCTTTTACGTTAGGTTCGAGTATGTAGACCGAGCCGCCGTACTTCGAGCGTCGTAAGCGCATCTCTTCGGTTTTTTCGTCGAAAAAGCGCGCGAGGTTCGCGCCCGAGAATAGGCACTTCCACGACTCGGCGTAGAATTCGTCGAATAGTGATGCGTCGCCGCAGATAAAGCGCAGATCAAGGAGCGCGGTCTTTGTCTTTGTGTCAGTGTCGGCAAGGGCCATGCACTCCCCGGAAGACCGTATGCTAAATGCTACGTCAAGCCCCGTGTCCCAGAGAACGTAGAGTATTTCCTTTGATAACGCCTCGAGCCCGGGTGAAACCGTTCCCCTGTGAAGGAACATCAAATCGATGTCCGATCTTATGTTGAGCTCCCCTCTTCCGTACCCGCCTATGGCCGTCACGGCAAAGGAGCCCGCATCAGTAGCGTTCTTCGAGAGTTTTTCTATGAGGGCTCTTAATACCGAATCTACGGCCTTCGTGTACTGGCGCGTGATAGAGAGCCCCGATGCCGATTCCTTATGGATAGCCGAAAGGCGCGTTTCTTCTTCCAAGAGATATTTCTTTATTGCCCCGGCAAGCGCGGCGCGCTCGGTTGTGGCGCTTTCCAGAAGTTCTTCTATTGAGTTCATTTCGGCTTGCGGCGTCTATGAGGCCGTATCAAGGTATTTTACGACTGCGTCGTATATGCTATCTGCTATGAGGGAGAGATAGGCATCGCTTTTAAGGCGCTGTTCCTCGACCTGGTTACTTATAAATGAGACCTCGACAAGGATGCTCGGCATGGTCGTGTGCACAAGGACGTAGAACGGAGCGCCCTTTATGCCGTTGCTTTTCACGTCGTTATATTTTGCAGCCAAGTTCTTTGAGAGATTTTCCTGCACGACCGAGGCAAGGCGTATGGACTCGTCCCTGTTGGCCGTGACCGTTAAGTCTCCTAGTATGTACTTTAGCGTGTCGCTCATCTCTGCCTCGGAGGTCTGGTTCTCTCTTGCCGCAATGAGGAGCTCTTCCTTGTTCAGGCCCTCGAGCTTTAGAAAATACGTTTCTACGCCTTTGGCCTTTCTATTAAAGCTCGCGTTCACGTGTATGGAGACGAATATATCGGCTTCCTTGGTGTTGGCGATAGCGGTCCTCTCATCAAGAGGGATGAATACGTCTTTATCACGCGTAAGAACGACCTTGTGGTTCGTCCCGTTCTTTATCTTATCTTTTATAAGACGGGCAATCTTTAAGGTGATGTCCTTTTCCCGGGTTTTTTTCTTTCCTACTGCCCCAGGGTCTTTTCCGCCGTGCCCCGCGTCTATAACGATTAGCCTTGCCTGCTGTGTTGAGGACGGTTTTATTACCGGCGTGGTCGTTACAGGTTCTGGCTTTGGAGCAGCAGTTGTAACAGGAGGCTTTGGTGTCTCTATTGCCGCCGCAGGTACCGAAGGCGCTGTGACAGGCGTAGTAACCGTAGGCGCGGCCTTTGCCTTCTCCCTTGCAGCCTGCGAGAACTTAGAGCCTGTTCCGGTTATGTCTATGACTATTCTGTAGGGGTTTGGAAGGACAAACACCTTGTACGAATCAATGCTCTCGATATCGAGCACTATGCGCGCGGTGTCTGCCGAGAACTGCCCTGCTCTCACCACCTTTAGAAGCGCGTTGTTTATGGGGATGCTTTTTTCAACACCTTTGGCAAGGGTCGAGTTCTTTATGTCCACGAAAAGGCGGCGCGGCTTGTTTATCGTTTCATCCTCTTTTAAAAGGTGGTCTGTGTACTCCCCGGGCTTTGCATTCAAGTCTACTACCACTCGCGTGTAGTTTGGCCCGGACCAGTAGCGTATGCCCTCGACGCGCAGACCGGTCTTTGCGCCTGATAAGACAGGCATAGGTATTGCCACGAAAATGAGAGCGGCAATAACTGCAGATGCGGCTAGTATCTTTTTGGGCATGGTCATTATCAGTCGCCAGCGAGGTCCTTTAATTCGTTTAGTATGTTTAGCGCCTCGATGGGCGTAATCAAGTCTGCGTCCACTGCCTTGAGGCGTTCCTTTAGGGCATCTGTTTTTTTGTATGACAGAGGAAGATTACCCTGCCTTGCGTCGTCCTTGCCGGCAATCCTCGGAGAGCCGGAAGAGTTAAGTTCGCCGTTCTCGATGTTACGAAGTATTTCCTTTGCCCTCGCGATTACCTCTTTTGGCAGCCCCGCAAGCTTCGCTACCTGTATGCCGTAGCTTTTACTGGCCCCTCCCGGGACGACGCGGCGAAGGAAGGTGATCTTGTCGCCCCATTCCTTTATAGCCATATTATAATTTTTGACGCGCTCCTTTGTCAAGGAAAGCTCTGTGAGCTCGTGGTAATGGGTGGCGAAGAGAGTTTTACAGCCAAGAGAGACTGAGTCGTGAAGATGCTCTGCAACCGCCCAGGCGATGCTAAGGCCGTCGAATGTGGCCGTGCCCCGCCCTATCTCGTCGAGGATGACGAGGCTTCTTGGAGTTGCGTTATTTAAGATGTTCGCTGTTTCGTTCATCTCGACCATGAAGGTGGAATGTCCTTTGGAGATGTCATCCGACGCGCCTACGCGGCTAAAGATCCTGTCCACTATGCCGATAGTAGCCTTCTTTGCCGGAACAAAGCAGCCGCACTGCGCAAGTATCGTGATTAACGCGACCTGTCTTATGAAGGTCGATTTGCCTGCCATGTTCGGGCCGGTTAGTATGACGATTTGCGTGGCCACGGTGTCGAGTGCAGTGTCGTTTGGCACGAACTCGGCCCTTATTCCAGCCTCTATGACCGGGTGGCGGCCTTCCTCTATAGTAAGCTCGGTGCCGCTGTTTATCTTAGGCTTTACGTAGTTATTGTCCTCTGATACCGACGCAAACGATATGAGGGAATCAAGTGTAGCCACGGCCTCGGAGGTCTTCTGTATCCTTTCAACATAAGCGGCCACTGTCTTTACGATATCGGAGAAAAGCTCGGCCTCGAGGCTCTTTGCCTTTTCTTCTGACGTTAGTATTTTCGATTCCCACTCTTTAAGCTCAGGAGTTACGAACCTCTCGGCGTTCGCGAGTGTCTGCTTACGCGAGTACTCTGGCGGCAGACAGGCGTTCTTCATCGCGCTCTGTGTTATCTCGATATAGTAGCCAAAAACGCGGTTATACCCGACCTTTAGCGTATTGATGCCGGTTTTTTTTCTTTCCGAGCTCTCGAGCCCGGCTACCCACTCTTTTCCTCCTCCGCCGATCTTTCTAAGTTCGTCTAACTCGGCCGAGTACCCGTCGGCGATAACGCCGCCGTCCTTTAGCGTTGCAGCTGTGTTTTCTCTAACAGATCTTGCGATGAGCCCTGCTGCCTCCGGCACCGCGTCGATAGAACCGGTAATATTTTTTATCAGCGGCGAAGAAAAGTTTTTACTAAGCAGTTCTTTTAGTTCCCCTGCCCTCTCAAGCGATGCCTTTAGCGCCACCATATCGCGCGGCGAGGACATCCTTACCGCAACCTTTGCGCCAAGGCGCTCGAGGTCATAGGTCTTATCCAGGGTGTCGGCAGCCTCTACCCTCGCCCGCCGCGCCTCGATTAATTCGCCCACAGCGTCGAGCCTGGCCTTTACCCCGGCTTCGTCGATAAGCGGGCTGATGAGCCAAGAGCGAAGCGTCCTTGCGCCCATGCTCGTACGCGTTCTGTCAAGGTGGCTAAGGAGCGAGCCTTTTTTGTCGGTTGACCTTGAGTTTTCAATTAGCTCTAGACTTTTCCGCGTTGCCGCGTCCATCATCAATGCGCTGTCGGTTCTAAGACGGACAAGCTTTTTTACGTGCGTAAGCTCTGTCTTCTGCGCGTCTTTAACGTACAAGAGCAGCGCCCCTGCCGCTACGGTAGCCGCGCCTTCTGTATCAAAGCCAAAACCCTCGAGGCTTACGACCCCGAAGTGCTCCTTTAGTGCCTCTATAGCCGCTTTCTTCGAGAACTTATCCGGCGCTGCTATGATAAGCGGCCCTGCCCCGTTATCTTCCGCTCTTGCAACAGCCGCTTTGTCGCCAACGATTATCTCCGAGGGCGTAAGCTTTGCTATCTCGTCCTCGAGCACTGCGGCGCTCTCGAACTCCGAGGCCCGAAACTCCCCTGTTGATACGTCCATGAAGGCAATCCCGTGCGTCTTGCCGCTCACACTTATTGCGGCGATAAAGTTATTCAACTTCGCATCTACTATTTCGTCCTCGAGCGCCGTGCCCGGGGTGACAACCCGCACGACCTTGCGTTCGACAACGCCCTTTGCCTCTGCCGGGTTCTCGGTCTGCTCGCATATTGCGACCTTGTGCCCTGCCTTCACGAGTTTTGCGACATATAAAGCCGCTGCATGATAGGGCACGCCGCACATGGGGATTTTTTTCTCCTTGTCCCTCGATGTAAGCGCTACCCCCATGACCTTCGAGCCCACGAGCGCGTCCTCGTAGAACATTTCGTAGAAGTCACCCATACGAAAGAACACGACCGCGTCCTTGTGCCTCTCCTTTATCTCGAGGTACTGGCGCATCGCAGGGGTTGCGTTTTCGATATCCATAGCCATCACACTATCCAGTGCGTCTGTTCGTAGTCGGTATCAGGAGCCTCTATCGAGAGATACCCTCTTGCCGGCCAGCGCTCGCTTTTTTTGCCGCTCTCGTAAGAGACCTCTA is part of the Deltaproteobacteria bacterium genome and harbors:
- the mutS gene encoding DNA mismatch repair protein MutS, which produces MENATPAMRQYLEIKERHKDAVVFFRMGDFYEMFYEDALVGSKVMGVALTSRDKEKKIPMCGVPYHAAALYVAKLVKAGHKVAICEQTENPAEAKGVVERKVVRVVTPGTALEDEIVDAKLNNFIAAISVSGKTHGIAFMDVSTGEFRASEFESAAVLEDEIAKLTPSEIIVGDKAAVARAEDNGAGPLIIAAPDKFSKKAAIEALKEHFGVVSLEGFGFDTEGAATVAAGALLLYVKDAQKTELTHVKKLVRLRTDSALMMDAATRKSLELIENSRSTDKKGSLLSHLDRTRTSMGARTLRSWLISPLIDEAGVKARLDAVGELIEARRARVEAADTLDKTYDLERLGAKVAVRMSSPRDMVALKASLERAGELKELLSKNFSSPLIKNITGSIDAVPEAAGLIARSVRENTAATLKDGGVIADGYSAELDELRKIGGGGKEWVAGLESSERKKTGINTLKVGYNRVFGYYIEITQSAMKNACLPPEYSRKQTLANAERFVTPELKEWESKILTSEEKAKSLEAELFSDIVKTVAAYVERIQKTSEAVATLDSLISFASVSEDNNYVKPKINSGTELTIEEGRHPVIEAGIRAEFVPNDTALDTVATQIVILTGPNMAGKSTFIRQVALITILAQCGCFVPAKKATIGIVDRIFSRVGASDDISKGHSTFMVEMNETANILNNATPRSLVILDEIGRGTATFDGLSIAWAVAEHLHDSVSLGCKTLFATHYHELTELSLTKERVKNYNMAIKEWGDKITFLRRVVPGGASKSYGIQVAKLAGLPKEVIARAKEILRNIENGELNSSGSPRIAGKDDARQGNLPLSYKKTDALKERLKAVDADLITPIEALNILNELKDLAGD
- a CDS encoding Lrp/AsnC ligand binding domain-containing protein, which gives rise to MAVDAYIFIECEHGKALEVVSRVKDIGGVKDVKAVTGPYDVIALVSASNVDVLGGVVIGKIQRVGGVKRTLTNIVVESE
- the acpS gene encoding holo-ACP synthase, with the protein product TNYDTAAAIYRPAVLLYMAYHIGLDIVNIERFRRLSGDTAFLSRVFTPNELYYAESKKAPYKHLAGRFALKEAFLKALGTGMAEGISWQDIEVRREPGRGPVVEFKGDLNRYGSGITAIKASLAYTGTAALASVVLA
- the glnD gene encoding [protein-PII] uridylyltransferase, with protein sequence MNSIEELLESATTERAALAGAIKKYLLEEETRLSAIHKESASGLSITRQYTKAVDSVLRALIEKLSKNATDAGSFAVTAIGGYGRGELNIRSDIDLMFLHRGTVSPGLEALSKEILYVLWDTGLDVAFSIRSSGECMALADTDTKTKTALLDLRFICGDASLFDEFYAESWKCLFSGANLARFFDEKTEEMRLRRSKYGGSVYILEPNVKEGEGGLRDAHTAFWLLKAKHGLKADAVETGSLTETDMTTLDKALDFLHWVRNDLHFHSKRKNDQLTFDNQERIAQVLGLKDSKESIAVEKFTHRYYRHALDISRISSAMISRLTSGERTEKKGQARKVNGRFFIKRNVLEVAEDTVFKDSPVAMLFAFEEAARHGKCVIGQHTKDLIASSLHLIGDGFRSSPEASEAFLSILASKSPYAALTEMHSVGLLEKYIPEFADITCRAQHDMYHVYTVDAHSLFAIREAEKLAKEYKSEFQLLSTLYNSVKSRAVLLLGILFHDIGKSKGKGHAEKGAEMVPRICKRLGLNEDDAATVKFLVARHLIIADTAQYRDMHDEKLIVDFAAKVGSIERLNLLYLLTFADVRAVGPEVWSQWKATLFQELYFRVLTVLERGSFEPEDTAPKIEKIRLKVLETLKTEKTTDEVTQYFKMLPPRYFLATNPKTIASHIKLVRKLKKTPVAVLVKQVGEREYTDITVATDDVHGLFSMITGVMLANSINILGASINTLRNGIALDTFHVNNVLGELLTNEVKLKKMESDLTEVITGRVKIEKLVGTIKPSILDKKAKPKAKTRVQIDNDVSDAFTVLDIHTQDRLGLLYTISSTLTKAGAFIHIAKISTKGETATDILYIRDIFGQKILDPAKVAALEDTLTKALEEA
- a CDS encoding N-acetylmuramoyl-L-alanine amidase encodes the protein MTMPKKILAASAVIAALIFVAIPMPVLSGAKTGLRVEGIRYWSGPNYTRVVVDLNAKPGEYTDHLLKEDETINKPRRLFVDIKNSTLAKGVEKSIPINNALLKVVRAGQFSADTARIVLDIESIDSYKVFVLPNPYRIVIDITGTGSKFSQAAREKAKAAPTVTTPVTAPSVPAAAIETPKPPVTTAAPKPEPVTTTPVIKPSSTQQARLIVIDAGHGGKDPGAVGKKKTREKDITLKIARLIKDKIKNGTNHKVVLTRDKDVFIPLDERTAIANTKEADIFVSIHVNASFNRKAKGVETYFLKLEGLNKEELLIAARENQTSEAEMSDTLKYILGDLTVTANRDESIRLASVVQENLSKNLAAKYNDVKSNGIKGAPFYVLVHTTMPSILVEVSFISNQVEEQRLKSDAYLSLIADSIYDAVVKYLDTAS
- the xerD gene encoding site-specific tyrosine recombinase XerD; the encoded protein is MDNTTPLDVFTTPDGRIVSAYLNSLVTEKGLAKNSLLSYSRDLKKYLVFLRSSSVSITEAASSDVSAFIAELKVHGLSPRSYARTLVALRGFYKHLLKKGRIESSPCDIVDIPKIGRKLPEYLSLSEVEALLGSPDASTPMGLRDKAMLETLYATGLRVSELTGLDMNSVNLQAGYLRAFGKGSKERLVPIGQTAMRCISEYMEHSRPVLLKANRSNYLFVTGRGGKPMTRQNFWVLIKKYAQLAGISSKKTKPHILRHSFATHLLERGADLRSLQQMLGHADISTTQIYTHVHGEMLKKLHKKFHPRG